One part of the Deinococcus sp. NW-56 genome encodes these proteins:
- a CDS encoding DUF1345 domain-containing protein yields MGAAALLRNSPRRSSKFWCSISHRCSGEADSSINNPRASAPSALDFAFVIGMIFRVSDMAVPSPVIRRLALWHGITAFRLNVAILALTLNVLGSQI; encoded by the coding sequence ATGGGGGCCGCTGCTTTGCTCCGGAACAGCCCGAGAAGGTCGAGCAAGTTCTGGTGCAGCATCTCTCACAGATGCAGCGGCGAGGCCGACAGCAGCATAAACAACCCCAGGGCCAGCGCCCCCTCCGCCCTCGACTTCGCCTTCGTGATCGGCATGATCTTTCGGGTGTCGGACATGGCCGTCCCCAGCCCGGTCATCCGCCGGTTGGCCCTGTGGCACGGCATCACCGCCTTCCGGTTGAACGTCGCGATCCTGGCGCTAACCCTGAATGTGCTCGGCAGCCAGATCTGA